One segment of Gordonia terrae DNA contains the following:
- a CDS encoding fumarate reductase/succinate dehydrogenase flavoprotein subunit — MTEPERYEYDVVVIGAGGAGLRAVIEARERGYSVAVVCKSLFGKAHTVMAEGGCAASMGNANSKDNWQTHFQDTMRGGKFLNNWRMAELHAKEAPDRVWELETYGALFDRTEDGRISQRNFGGHTYPRLAHVGDRTGLELIRTMQQKIVSLQQEDFAATGDYESRIKVFAECTITDLLKDGDAIAGAFGYWRESGRFILFEAPAVVVATGGIGKSFKVTSNSWEYTGDGHALALRAGASLINMEFVQFHPTGMVWPPSVKGILVTEGVRGDGGVLKNTDGKRFMFDYIPPVFKGQYAETEEEADEWLADNDSARRTPDLLPRDEVARAINEEVKAGRGTEHGGVYLDIASRMPAEEIMRRLPSMHHQFKELADVDITAEPMEVGPTCHYVMGGIEVDPDTAASRVPGLFAAGECSGGMHGSNRLGGNSLSDLLVFGRRAGLGAAAYVESLTTRPTVSAADIERAATSALAPFDPPAEGKPENPYTLHTDLQQAMNDLVGIIRKEAEMQEALDVLADLRNRLGGMQVEGHRQFNPGWHLAIDLRNMLLVCECVAKAALMRTESRGGHTRDDHPSMDSNWRNALLVCTAELDGDGPVPEVSVVRTEQTPMRPDLLELFEFPEIEKYYTAAEIAGHPGAGGERAEGHSED; from the coding sequence ATGACCGAGCCGGAACGCTACGAGTACGACGTCGTTGTCATCGGTGCGGGCGGTGCCGGGTTGCGTGCGGTCATCGAGGCCCGCGAACGGGGTTACTCGGTCGCCGTGGTGTGCAAGTCACTCTTCGGCAAGGCCCACACGGTCATGGCGGAGGGTGGGTGCGCCGCGTCGATGGGCAACGCCAACTCGAAGGACAACTGGCAGACGCATTTTCAGGACACCATGCGTGGCGGCAAGTTCCTGAACAACTGGCGTATGGCCGAGTTGCATGCGAAGGAGGCCCCGGATCGGGTCTGGGAACTCGAAACCTACGGCGCCCTGTTCGATCGCACCGAGGACGGCCGGATATCGCAGCGAAACTTCGGCGGTCACACCTATCCGCGGCTCGCGCATGTCGGCGACCGCACCGGGTTGGAACTGATCCGGACGATGCAACAGAAGATCGTCTCGCTTCAGCAGGAGGACTTCGCCGCCACCGGCGACTACGAGTCACGCATCAAGGTATTCGCCGAATGCACCATCACCGATCTGCTGAAGGACGGCGACGCCATCGCCGGCGCGTTCGGGTACTGGCGTGAGTCCGGTCGCTTCATCCTGTTCGAGGCGCCTGCGGTGGTCGTGGCGACGGGAGGCATCGGCAAGTCGTTCAAAGTGACCTCCAATTCGTGGGAGTACACCGGCGACGGCCACGCGCTCGCCCTCCGGGCCGGAGCGAGCCTGATCAACATGGAGTTCGTCCAGTTCCATCCGACCGGGATGGTCTGGCCGCCCAGCGTCAAGGGCATCCTGGTGACCGAGGGTGTCCGCGGCGATGGCGGCGTCCTCAAGAACACCGACGGCAAGCGTTTCATGTTCGACTACATCCCACCGGTTTTCAAAGGTCAGTACGCCGAGACCGAGGAGGAGGCCGACGAGTGGCTGGCCGACAACGACAGTGCGCGTCGGACCCCGGACCTGTTGCCCCGCGACGAGGTCGCCCGGGCGATCAACGAGGAGGTCAAGGCCGGACGCGGCACCGAACACGGCGGTGTCTACCTCGACATCGCGTCGCGGATGCCCGCCGAGGAGATCATGCGCCGGCTGCCGTCGATGCATCATCAGTTCAAAGAACTCGCCGACGTCGACATCACGGCCGAGCCGATGGAGGTCGGGCCCACGTGTCACTACGTGATGGGCGGAATCGAGGTCGACCCGGACACGGCCGCCTCGCGGGTCCCGGGGCTGTTCGCGGCGGGTGAGTGCTCGGGAGGGATGCACGGCTCCAACCGATTGGGCGGCAACTCACTCTCCGACCTGCTGGTCTTCGGGCGACGGGCCGGACTCGGTGCGGCGGCGTACGTCGAATCGCTGACGACGCGGCCCACCGTCTCCGCTGCCGACATCGAGCGGGCGGCGACATCGGCTCTGGCGCCCTTCGATCCGCCGGCCGAGGGCAAACCGGAGAACCCGTACACCCTGCACACCGACCTCCAACAGGCCATGAACGATCTGGTCGGGATCATCCGGAAGGAGGCCGAGATGCAGGAGGCGCTCGACGTCCTGGCAGATCTGCGAAACCGACTGGGCGGCATGCAGGTCGAAGGGCACCGGCAGTTCAACCCGGGCTGGCATCTCGCCATCGACCTGCGCAACATGCTGCTGGTCTGTGAATGCGTCGCTAAGGCCGCGCTCATGCGCACGGAGAGCCGTGGCGGGCACACCCGCGACGATCACCCGTCGATGGACTCGAACTGGCGTAACGCTCTGTTGGTCTGCACCGCCGAGCTCGACGGGGACGGCCCGGTGCCGGAGGTGAGCGTGGTGCGGACGGAACAGACCCCCATGCGTCCGGACCTGTTGGAGCTGTTCGAGTTCCCGGAGATAGAGAAGTACTACACCGCAGCCGAGATCGCCGGGCACCCCGGCGCCGGGGGCGAGCGAGCCGAAGGGCACTCGGAGGACTGA
- a CDS encoding succinate dehydrogenase/fumarate reductase iron-sulfur subunit, protein MGYDAKFRIWRGDTDAGGLEDYTVVVNEGEVVLDIIHRLQATQAPDLAVRWNCKAGKCGSCSAEVNGRPKLLCMTRMSTFTEDEVVTVTPMRTFPVIRDLVTDVSFNYAKAREIQSFTPPEGLGPGEYRMKQVDVQRSQEFRKCIECFLCQDTCHVVRDHEENKQNFAGPRFLMRVAELDMHPLDVAERRDTARTEHGLGLCNITKCCTDVCPEQIKITDNALIPMKERVADRHYDPLVWLGNKLFRRH, encoded by the coding sequence ATGGGATACGACGCGAAGTTCCGGATCTGGCGCGGGGACACCGACGCCGGTGGTCTCGAGGACTACACGGTGGTTGTCAACGAGGGTGAGGTGGTGCTCGACATCATCCATCGACTGCAGGCGACGCAGGCACCCGACCTGGCGGTGCGGTGGAACTGCAAAGCGGGCAAATGCGGTTCGTGCTCGGCCGAGGTCAACGGTCGCCCGAAGTTGCTGTGTATGACCCGGATGTCCACCTTCACCGAAGACGAGGTCGTCACGGTGACCCCGATGCGGACCTTCCCCGTCATCCGCGACCTGGTCACCGATGTCTCGTTCAACTACGCGAAAGCGCGGGAGATCCAGTCGTTCACGCCCCCTGAGGGTCTCGGGCCGGGGGAGTATCGGATGAAGCAGGTCGACGTGCAGCGCTCGCAGGAGTTCCGCAAGTGCATCGAGTGTTTCCTGTGTCAGGACACCTGCCACGTCGTGCGCGATCACGAGGAGAACAAGCAGAACTTCGCCGGTCCGCGCTTCCTCATGCGCGTCGCCGAACTCGACATGCATCCCCTCGACGTCGCCGAGCGCCGCGACACGGCCCGAACCGAGCACGGACTGGGCCTCTGCAACATCACCAAATGCTGCACCGATGTCTGTCCCGAGCAGATCAAGATCACCGACAACGCGCTGATCCCGATGAAGGAACGCGTCGCCGACCGACACTATGATCC
- a CDS encoding pirin family protein gives MSEARAAAVTTRQVIRAAGRHGFRSEWLDSRQSFPVTGNFDLTANAHGVLLVHNDDRVDAGEGFDAHFHRDAEIITWVLEGAVAHRDSFGNTGVITPGVAQRMSAGRGITHTEANASRRSEDRDLRVIQMWVAPEHAGGEPGYAERDFTTDLAAGGLVTVASGMPEHTDTTAISIKNPHAALHVARLGSGQSVILPPAPFGHLYVARGGVELDDGIQLAEGDALRTTDHGDVTVSATMDTEILFWEMHSTFRR, from the coding sequence ATGAGCGAAGCACGAGCCGCGGCCGTCACCACACGGCAGGTCATCCGAGCCGCCGGCCGACATGGCTTCCGGAGCGAGTGGCTCGATTCCCGCCAGTCCTTCCCGGTCACCGGCAACTTCGATCTGACCGCGAACGCCCACGGGGTCCTGCTCGTGCACAACGATGATCGCGTCGACGCGGGCGAAGGCTTCGACGCACATTTTCACCGCGACGCCGAGATCATCACGTGGGTGCTCGAAGGAGCTGTCGCTCATCGTGATTCGTTCGGCAACACGGGCGTGATCACCCCCGGCGTCGCGCAGCGGATGAGCGCGGGCCGCGGTATCACCCATACCGAGGCGAATGCTTCTCGACGGAGCGAGGACCGGGACCTTCGCGTCATCCAGATGTGGGTTGCGCCCGAACACGCCGGAGGTGAACCCGGCTATGCCGAGCGCGATTTCACCACCGACCTCGCAGCCGGCGGCCTGGTCACCGTCGCCTCCGGAATGCCCGAGCACACCGACACCACGGCGATCTCGATCAAGAATCCCCATGCGGCACTGCATGTCGCGCGTCTCGGGTCCGGGCAGTCGGTCATTCTCCCCCCGGCGCCCTTCGGACACCTGTACGTGGCGCGGGGCGGTGTCGAGTTGGACGACGGCATACAGCTCGCCGAGGGTGATGCCCTGCGCACCACCGATCACGGCGACGTCACCGTCTCCGCGACGATGGACACCGAGATTCTGTTCTGGGAGATGCACTCGACGTTTCGCCGTTGA
- a CDS encoding DUF1345 domain-containing protein: MNDDDHRPGENLPRAEQRWTASAFVLVAMAIPFLLPARYAAGTAWLLPAIEGMVLLTLVVVDPGRIDRPGRWVRALSVCLVVAIAAGAAWGAGRLVWDLLHGNPQTEAANQLLVAGALVWLQTVIAFAFLYWELDGGGPVNRHLHPAEHPDLAFPQQLEPRLAASGWRPVFFDYLYLALTNATAFSPTDVMPLARRAKLAMASQSLLSIVILSLVVANAVNLLD; this comes from the coding sequence ATGAACGACGACGACCACCGCCCGGGAGAGAACCTGCCCCGCGCCGAGCAGCGATGGACCGCATCGGCGTTCGTGCTGGTCGCGATGGCGATCCCGTTCCTGCTCCCGGCGCGTTACGCCGCCGGGACCGCATGGTTGCTGCCCGCGATCGAGGGGATGGTGCTGCTGACGCTCGTCGTCGTGGATCCCGGCCGGATCGACCGCCCCGGCCGGTGGGTCCGCGCCCTCTCCGTGTGTCTCGTCGTCGCCATCGCGGCCGGAGCAGCATGGGGTGCGGGACGACTCGTATGGGATCTTCTCCATGGCAATCCGCAGACCGAGGCGGCGAACCAGTTGCTGGTCGCCGGCGCCCTCGTCTGGCTACAGACCGTCATCGCCTTCGCGTTTCTCTACTGGGAACTCGACGGCGGCGGGCCGGTGAACCGGCACCTGCACCCCGCCGAGCACCCGGATCTCGCGTTTCCCCAGCAACTCGAGCCGCGGTTGGCAGCCTCCGGTTGGCGACCGGTGTTCTTCGACTACCTCTACCTGGCCCTGACCAATGCGACGGCCTTCAGTCCGACCGATGTGATGCCGCTGGCGCGGCGCGCGAAACTCGCGATGGCCTCGCAGTCATTGCTGTCGATCGTCATCCTGAGCCTGGTGGTGGCCAACGCGGTGAACCTGCTGGACTAG